A genomic window from Triticum urartu cultivar G1812 chromosome 7, Tu2.1, whole genome shotgun sequence includes:
- the LOC125519564 gene encoding probable E3 ubiquitin-protein ligase ATL44, translated as MDINESATLAPSGTGGTSASSPALPHQPPEQAADSDLVVILPSMLCALVCVLGLALASRCACRRRHSSPSSSSSNPFPKGLKKKAINALPTISFAAAASLQPAATECAICLAEFAEGEGVRVLPRCGHTFHVLCIHAWLRTCATCPSCCASIAAAPAPAPTLVVIVAGNNRCGRCDKAAALAGGGDSTFLP; from the exons ATGGACATAAATGAAT CGGccaccctagccccctccggcaCGGGAGGGACGTCGGCGTCCTCGCCTGCCTTACCACATCAACCGCCAGAGCAGGCGGCGGACTCAGACCTGGTGGTCATCTTGCCGTCCATGCTGTGCGCACTCGTTTGCGTCCTCGGACTCGCTCTCGCCTCCCGGTGCGCATGCCGACGCCGACACTCCAGCCCCa gctc ttcctCCTCCAACCCATTCCCGAAGGGCCTCAAGAAGAAAGCCATCAACGCGCTCCCCACCATCTCCTTCGCCGCAGCCGCTTCACTGCAGCCGGCAGCAACAGAGTGTGCGATATGCCTGGCTGAGTTCGCGGAGGGGGAGGGCGTGCGTGTTCTCCCGCGCTGCGGCCACACCTTCCATGTTCTCTGCATCCACGCTTGGCTCCGGACCTGCGCCACCTGCCCCTCTTGCTGCGCCTCCATCGCTGCTGCTCCAGCCCCTGCACCTACGCTAGTGGTCATAGTGGCAGGGAACAACAGGTGCGGGAGGTGCGACAAGGCGGCCGCCCTGGCTGGTGGTGGAGATAGCACGTTCTTGCCTTAA
- the LOC125520912 gene encoding probable E3 ubiquitin-protein ligase ATL44, which yields MRAPASLLHRTALASAGTGQTSSSSSSPPQQQEQTAPVMAVNSDMAVILASLLCALVCVLGLALVSRCACRQRRSASSSDHSPPPPKGLKKKAIDALPTVSFAAAASPTPGACSSSECAICLADFTEGEGLRVLPRCGHHFHVGCVDAWLRTCATCPSCRSPIIVSAPVQPPATPTVVVVVAANNMCGRCGEVAAPAGGEDSTTVFP from the coding sequence ATGCGCGCTCCGGCGAGCCTCCTGCACCGGACCGCCCTCGCGTCAGCCGGCACCGGCCAgacatcgtcgtcgtcgtcgtcaccACCTCAGCAGCAGGAGCAGACGGCGCCGGTGATGGCGGTGAACTCGGACATGGCGGTTATCCTGGCGTCGCTCCTGTGCGCGCTAGTCTGCGTCCTCGGCCTTGCCCTCGTCTCCCGGTGCGCATGCCGGCAACGCCGCTCTGCCTCATCCTCCGACCACTCTCCTCCGCCGCCCAAGGGCCTCAAGAAGAAGGCCATCGACGCGCTTCCCACCGTCTCCTTCGCCGCCGCCGCTTCTCCGACGCCAGGGGCGTGCTCGTCCTCTGAGTGTGCGATCTGCCTGGCGGACTTCACGGAAGGGGAGGGCCTGCGGGTGCTCCCACGGTGCGGCCACCACTTCCATGTTGGATGCGTCGATGCCTGGCTCCGGACCTGTGCCACATGCCCCTCCTGCCGTTCCCCCATCATCGTTTCCGCGCCCGTGCAGCCGCCGGCGACACCCACGGTGGTGGTTGTAGTGGCGGCAAACAACATGTGCGGGAGgtgcggcgaggtggcggcgccgGCTGGTGGTGAAGATAGCACCACGGTCTTCCCTTAA